One segment of Coffea arabica cultivar ET-39 chromosome 7c, Coffea Arabica ET-39 HiFi, whole genome shotgun sequence DNA contains the following:
- the LOC113698800 gene encoding cyclin-dependent kinase C-1-like, producing the protein MSAAAPGQLNLEESPSWGSRSVECFEKLEQIGEGTYGQVYMAKERKTGEVVALKKIRMDNEKEGFPITAIREIKILKKLQHENVIKLKEIVTSPGREADEQVNHEGNRYKGSIYMVFEYMDHDLTGLADRPGLRFTIPQIKCYMKQLLTGLHYCHLNHVLHRDIKGSNLLIDNKGNLKLADFGLARSFSNDHNANLTNRVITLWYRPPELLLGATKYDSAVDMWSVGCIFAELLHGKPILPGKNEPEQLNKIFELCGTPDEINWPGVSKIPWYNKFKPARPMKRRIKEVFRHFDSHALELLDKMLCLDPSKRISAQEALVAEYFFVDPRPCDPRSLPKYESSHEFQTKKKRQQQRQNEEMAKRQKVQHPHQHARLPPIQQSGQANPQHWAGPNHPMNPSQPPLSSGPSHHQYGKQHGPPGGPSRYPSGGNPSSGFYPDRGGQGGSYGSGAYPAQGRGPPYPGSSLPPAAQRGAASGYGAPPNYSQSNQYGGSGAGRPNSMAGNRNQQYGWQQ; encoded by the exons ATGTCGGCGGCGGCTCCGGGGCAGCTGAATCTGGAGGAGTCGCCTTCATGGGGGTCTCGTAGCGTTGAATGCTTCGAGAAGCTTGAGCAAATTGGTGAAGGAACTTATGG CCAAGTATATATggccaaagaaagaaaaactggaGAAGTTGTTGCGTTAAAGAAGATACGCATGGACAATGAAAAAGAAGGG tTCCCTATAACTGCCATTCGTGAAATAAAAATTCTAAAGAAGCTGCAGCATGAAAATGTTATTAAACTGAAAGAGATTGTGACCTCTCCTG GTCGCGAGGCAGATGAGCAAGTGAATCATG AAGGTAATAGATACAAAGGCAGCATTTACATGGTTTTTGAGTATATGGACCATGACTTGACGGGACTTGCTGATCGTCCTGGACTGAGATTTACAATTCCACAAATCAAA TGTTATATGAAGCAGCTGCTTACTGGCCTTCATTACTGTCATCTCAATCACGTGCTTCACAGAGATATCAAAG GCTCCAATCTGCTCATAGATAATAAGGGAAACCTGAAGCTAGCAGATTTTGGGCTAGCACGATCATTCTCCAATGATCACAATGCCAATCTCACAAATCGAGTAATTACTCTCTGGTACAG ACCTCCAGAGTTGCTTCTTGGAGCTACGAAGTATGATTCAGCAGTAGACATGTGGTCCGTTGGCTGTATTTTTGCTGAACTTTTGCATGGAAAACCAATCTTACCTGGAAAAAATGAG CCTGAACAATTGAACAAGATCTTTGAACTCTGTGGTACCCCTGATGAGATTAATTGGCCTGGTGTTTCCAAGATTCCCTGGTATAACAAGTTCAAACCAGCAAGGCCAATGAAGAGGCGAATTAAGGAGGTCTTTAGACA TTTTGACTCCCATGCTTTGGAGCTACTGGATAAGATGCTGTGTCTAGATCCTTCCAAG AGAATATCAGCACAGGAGGCACTGGTTGCTGAGTATTTCTTTGTGGACCCGCGGCCATGTGATCCAAGGAG TTTGCCAAAGTATGAATCCTCACATGAGTTCCAGACAAAGAAGAAAAGACAACAGCAACGACAAAATGAAGAAATGGCCAAAAGACAGAAGGTGCAACATCCACATCAACATGCTCGCCTGCCTCCTATCCAACAATCTGGGCAAGCAAATCCTCAACATTGGGCTGGACCAAATCATCCTATGAATCCATCCCAACCGCCACTATCATCGGGACCCAGTCATCATCAGTATGGGAAGCAGCATGGTCCTCCGGGAGGCCCTAGTCGATACCCTTCTGGCGGAAACCCTAGCAGTGGCTTTTATCCAGATCGTGGGGGCCAAGGAGGAAGTTATGGCAGTGGTGCATATCCAGCCCAGGGAAGAGGACCACCGTACCCTGGAAGCAGTTTGCCTCCGGCTGCTCAACGAGGAGCTGCCAGTGGATATGGTGCTCCTCCTAATTACTCCCAAAGTAATCAGTATGGAGGCTCTGGTGCTGGCAGACCCAATTCCATGGCTGGTAACCGGAACCAGCAGTATGGTTGGCAGCAATAG